The nucleotide sequence ACTGGGTAAACTGCTGCGTTTGCCTTTCGCACCTGCCCCCAACAAAAACGTGCCCATACTCGCGGCAAAGCCATAGCAAATCGTGCAAACATCAGGGCGGATGTGGTTCATGGTGTCATAGATCCCCAGCCCATCGTTTACAGAACCACCCGGAGAATTGATGTAGAGGTAGATATCTTTGTCGGGGTCTTCGGCTTCGAGAAACAACAGTTGCGCCACGATGCGGTTTGCCATTTCGGGCATCACGGGTTCTGCAAGAAAAATAATCCGCTCTCGCAGTAACCGAGAGTAAATGTCAAAGGCGCGATCGCCTCGACCCGATTGTTCAATCACAGTCGGAATCATGATGGGAGTTCCTTGAATGGGTTGGATTAGTAACGTTGTTTAAGCTGCAATCGCAAGTTCGAGTTCCAGTAAGTACTTGAGAGTAGACAAGCACATCGTTCCCCTGCGGCTGACAGGTCGTGTTCTAGACTTGTTGTTTTAGGTTAGATAGCAAAACCAAACTCATAACGGTTAATAAATAGCCCAATCACAATGTCATGCATCAGAATGGACTTAGAAAAGCAAATAGTTTTGCGAGCTAATCGCTTCAAGCGCGTGCGTAAAGTCAAATGCTTACGCTCAATCTTCTGCGTGTTCTGTTTGCCAACGGTATGAAGACTTGGGTCAAGCTGCCGCTCATAGGTTCCCCAACCATCTGTGTAAAACTGCATAATTCCAAACGGTTCTAATAACGCTTTGAGTTGGAGGAATGCTTCATCTTGATGCGTCGCCAACACATAAGCTAATATTTTTCCACTGTGATGGTCAATTGCATGCCATAACCAACGCTCAGTACAGGACAAAACTTGTCAATTGAGGCACACAGAGGGTTGAAAACTTAGGCGGGAAGGGGTTTCCTAGGAATAACAACAAACCAACGAAACCCCCATGCAACAGATTACCGAATTTCGCCAAGTTTTGCAGCCCCTCCTCGGTTGGCATGGTGCGCGGCTGGCATTTGTGGCTCAATTTCTGATCGCCCTGCTACGAACCCGTACGGTGAATCTGAGCGAATTGGCTGCTAGCTTTTGTGGTTCCGCCCAAATTCCGTCGAACTACAAGCGTCTCCAGCGCTTCTTTAGCGACTTTGATCTCGATTATGCGGCGATTGCCCGTGCCGTGGTCTGCCTGATGGGGATCCCGCAGCCTTGGGTGCTCGCCATAGACCGCACCGAATGGAGCTTTGGCGGTAGCGTTTTCAACATTCTCACCCTGGGCATTTGCCATCAGGGTATTTCCTTTCCGGTGGTGTTTCTGATGCTGGACAACCGCGGCAATTCCAACACCCAAGAGCGCATCGATTTGCTCAACGAATTCTTCACGATTTTTGGCGAGGATGTCCGCCTGCGGTGCCTGACGAGCGACCGCGAATTTGTTGGGCGGGAGTGGATTGGCTATTTGCTCGAAGATGAGCCAATCCCGTTTCGGGGGCGGATTCGCGAAACTGAAACGCTCAGTGATGGCAGCAAAGCCCTGAATGGCCGCGTCCTCTTTGCCGATCTCAAAGCGGGTGAAACCAAGATTTTACGCAAACGCCGTCAAGTGTGGGGACATTGGGTGTATGTCGTTGGTCTGCGGCTTGACACCCAGGAATTACTGATTTTGGTCACCAACCATTCACCCCATTCAGCCCTCAAAGATTACGCCCTGCGGTGGAATTTAGAAACCCTGTTCGGTGCGTTCAAAACTCGGGGCTTCTGCCTCGAAGCGACCCATTTTATTGATGACTACCGAGTCCGCAAGCTCTTTGCGCTCCTCACATTGGCGTTATGTTGGGTGATGCGAACGGGGGTGTGGCGGCAGGCGCACAAAACGATTCAACTCAAGTCCCATGGGCGCAAAGCCCAGAGTCTATTCCGATATGGCTTAGATTACTTGCACAACCTACTCGTTAATCTTGACCATAAATTAGATGAGTTCTTGGACAATCTCAAACTTTTGTCCTGTACTTAGTAACCAACGTTGCTGGGCTTTAGACTGGACAAAACTCCACATTTCATCGGCTTCTGCCTCTGTATCTTCCCACTGGCAAAGCTTTACGATGCTTTGAGCGGGTTCCAACTCAGCCAGTTTGAGTTCATTCACGGCTTTGAGTTGACGATCTTTTTTTTTAATTCCTCAATCACCGTCGTTGGACTAATGTGAAGGACACGGGCAGTGTCTCGAATCCCACTCCCATTCATTGCCATATCGCTGATTTGTTGCTTGACTTCAGGCAGATACCCTTGATAGGTGTATTGCAAAATAAAGGTGCGCCGATGGCATCCTGAGTTTTGACAAAAGTAGCGCTGTTTGCCGTCTGGTGTTGTGCCGTGTTTGATCACCTCAATCCCATCACACACAGGGCAGTGAATTGGTTCTAATACCATAACTTGAGTTCCCGCAACTACTGACTTCTCCATCTAACCAGTTCTTCGTAAGGAAAACAACAAACCTAGTAGTCTGTCAACTTTGTTTTGATGGATAGATTAGGGGAGAATGGAGAGGCAGATACCTCTTACCAACCATGCCCCAAAAGAGATACATCGTAGCCCTTAGCTGTGAAGAGCGGGAGACTTTAGAAAGTCTGACAACAACCGGAAAAACATCCGTTTATAAACTCAATCATGCTCGAATTTTGCTGAAAGCTGACATCAACCAGGAAGGCGGCGGTTGGCGGGATCAAGATATCAGTGATGCACTCGATATTAGGGTATCTACGATTGAACGAGTCCGGCAACGCTTTGTTGCACAGAGTTTAGAGGCTGCCTTAGGGCGTCAAACTCCAAGTCGAACCAAGCCCCGCTTACTCGATGGCGAACAAGAAGCGCATTTGATTGCGCTGGCGTGTGCCGAGACTCCTGAAGGACAAGGGAAATGGAGCGTTCGCCTGTTAGCAGACCAACTGGTTGAGTTGGGATATGTAGAGAGCATTTCGCATGAAACCGTGCGGCAAACGCTGAAAAAAACGAACTCAAACCCTGGTTGCAGGAATGCTGGGTAATTCCGCCGAAGTCCAATGGCGAGTTTGTTTACTACATGGAAGATGTTTTGAGCGTTTATACACGCCCTTATGACCCGCGCTACCCGGTCGTTTGTTTCGATGAAACCAGCAAACAATTAGTCCTCGAAACGCAAGTTCCCCTCCCCCCCCAACCCGGTCAACCGAAGCGCTATGACTATGAATATGAACGCAATGGGGTCTGTAATCTCTTCATGATTTCTGAACCCTTAGCTGGATGGCGGCATGTAGAAGTCACTGAACGGCGCACCAAACAAGACTATGCCAAACAAATGAAATATCTGGTGGATGTGCGTTACCCCGATGCCGAATGGATTACCATCGTGCATGA is from Leptothermofonsia sichuanensis E412 and encodes:
- the clpP gene encoding ATP-dependent Clp endopeptidase proteolytic subunit ClpP; the protein is MIPTVIEQSGRGDRAFDIYSRLLRERIIFLAEPVMPEMANRIVAQLLFLEAEDPDKDIYLYINSPGGSVNDGLGIYDTMNHIRPDVCTICYGFAASMGTFLLGAGAKGKRSSLPSSRIMIHQPSGGAQGQAADIEIQAKEILYLKNQINQRMADYTGQSLEQIERDTDRDFYMSAQEAVAYGLIDKVIERPMRPMPAELVAAK
- a CDS encoding IS4 family transposase, with protein sequence MQQITEFRQVLQPLLGWHGARLAFVAQFLIALLRTRTVNLSELAASFCGSAQIPSNYKRLQRFFSDFDLDYAAIARAVVCLMGIPQPWVLAIDRTEWSFGGSVFNILTLGICHQGISFPVVFLMLDNRGNSNTQERIDLLNEFFTIFGEDVRLRCLTSDREFVGREWIGYLLEDEPIPFRGRIRETETLSDGSKALNGRVLFADLKAGETKILRKRRQVWGHWVYVVGLRLDTQELLILVTNHSPHSALKDYALRWNLETLFGAFKTRGFCLEATHFIDDYRVRKLFALLTLALCWVMRTGVWRQAHKTIQLKSHGRKAQSLFRYGLDYLHNLLVNLDHKLDEFLDNLKLLSCT
- a CDS encoding IS630 family transposase (programmed frameshift) — its product is MPQKRYIVALSCEERETLESLTTTGKTSVYKLNHARILLKADINQEGGGWRDQDISDALDIRVSTIERVRQRFVAQSLEAALGRQTPSRTKPRLLDGEQEAHLIALACAETPEGQGKWSVRLLADQLVELGYVESISHETVRQTPEKNELKPWLQECWVIPPKSNGEFVYYMEDVLSVYTRPYDPRYPVVCFDETSKQLVLETQVPLPPQPGQPKRYDYEYERNGVCNLFMISEPLAGWRHVEVTERRTKQDYAKQMKYLVDVRYPDAEWITIVHDQLNIHDPSALYETFAPQEAKRILDKLEIHYTPKHGSWLNMAEIELSVLARQCLDRRIPDQDTLKREIAAWEERRNDQSRTIDWQFTTEDARIKLKRLYPSILS